The Muntiacus reevesi chromosome 5, mMunRee1.1, whole genome shotgun sequence genome segment AAATGCTAGATGGCAAAAAAGGGGTGGTGATGGTCTGTCTTCATCCTTCTCCTGTACCACTCTACAACCTGCTCTTGTCCTCAGAGGTCAACTGCTGCCCTCAGTTCCTCAAAAACTGAAGAACACTTACAAAACAGCTTACTCTTCAAGCCTGAAACAcaggctgaggggaggaggcaggagtaCCGTTAATTCTAACGCCTGAAATTACCTCCTGGAATGTGTGCTAATTTTCTCAAAGTCAGTTTTTTGGGGAGGAGCGTGATAACTTTCATCTTTCAGACAGGAAATTTAATCTTGGTTTGGATTTTGCAAATTACTTAGCAACCTGAAACCGACGCCTCTTCCTGCTTTCAGTCCTCAGGTTAGGCTGGGTCAAAGAGCCAGGCGCGCGACGGCTCCCCTTCCCAGCACAGAGCACCTGCAAATACTCAAGCCTTTCCTGGGTGAGCCCAAGCTGGCTATAAACGAACCTGAGCGACTCGGATCACTTTCTGGCATTTTATCAGTTGTAGCGATTATGCTGAAAAGATCCCGGGGCTCCTTTGACGTGAGAAAACGAATGTCCACGTGTCCTGTCAGAAAACCAATGAGAAACTTGGAGCGGAGGTCCTGAGCGTGGAGAAGGCACGATCTCCGGTCCCCGCGTCCTGCGGGAGCCTCCTCAGCCGCCCAAGTCCACCTCATCTCCGGGCAGGGCCGCAAGGGCGGCGGACAGCCCGGGGTCCGGTCCCCGGGGGGCGGGCGGGGTCCGCAGGGGCCAAGCTCGGGGTCGGGAAGGGTGGGGAGGTCCCTCGGTCCGCGGTCAGGGGTGCGGGCCGGTGTCCAGAACCGGAGGGAGGGCTCCGGGTGCTCGAGGCCGGGGTGGGAAGGGGAGTCGGGACCCGGAGGGCCGAGGTGCGAGGGTGGCGTCTGGGTCCGACAGCTCGAGCCCAGCCAGGCCCCGCGCGCGCAGCCCGGCCCGCCCCGAGGCCCCGCGCCCCGCCTCCTCAGGCGGCGGCCATGGCGGCCTGGCGGGTCCCAGCGTCCGCGCTTGTGAGGCCGCGGCTGGCCGCCCCGCCGCCAGAGCTGCCGCCCCGTGACCGAGCAGCGTTCCGACGGCGCCGCGGCGTGCCCCTCTGCTCGGCTGCGCGGGAAGACGGCGGTGGTCTCGGGCCCGATTCGCAGGGCGGACCGGAGGATGCGGCCAAACGCCCGGCGAGCCAAGAGTTAACGGCTGCGGAGCGGAGAATCGCGGAGCTACACGCGGCCGCCTGCGCGgtgaggccccgccccgcccgagGGCCGCGCGCTTGCGCGGTGAGGCCCCGCCTCCCGAGGCTCccaagccccgccccgcccgggccTCCGTCCAGGGGCCGTGAGCCCGCGCGGCGAGGCCCCGCCCCTCGGGCGTCtcgccccgccccccggcccggAGCGTCTGTGCGCATGCGCGTCCCCCACCTGGAGCCAGGTGGCTAGAGGCCTGTGCAGGCGTGTTTCCGACCTCTGGTCGCGCGGGTAGGTCCCGTTCTGAACTTTTCTCCTGAAAACTGGCCACAGTTTCCTATTCTCAGTGAAGAATGAACATGTATCTATCTTGAGCATGAGTGCAGCTCCTTTCTAATCTGTGTCCGACCTATAAACTCCGTGGGGTCCATCATCACgctgcgtgtgtgtgagtgtgtgtgtgtgtgtgtgtgtgtgagtgtgtgttggaCGGGTGTAAGGCACTGAGGTAAGAGTAGAGGAACCGAGAAGTCACAGGAAAATATGTGTTTTTATCCGCAGTATCAGGTAAACACCAATGATTTCAATAATGAGAACGTAAaagatgaactttttttttaatttaatttttgatacCATCCTTTAATCCTTTGCCACCTCTCAGAGCACAgttacaaaggaaaccataatcaGGAGTCTACCTTCTTTGCAGACAGTCTTGAGCTGTGTTTTCTTCTGGTTTGGGGGTTTGTCAATTGCTTTTTGGCACTAAAATCAGAAGTTGTCACCTCCCATCACCGTATGTAATATCTTAGACTACATAAATTTAAAGGTAGCATATTTATATTTGCTCTTTAAAGAGCAAGTGAGTTCTATGATAAAGATACAAAAAGAGATATGAAGGTAGCCTGTGATACACTGCAGGTGATCAGTCCTTCAGAGGACTGATGTTAACCAAGTCTGAGCTGGAGCCAAGGGGGcagagaaggaaatcctgcaaGTTGCCTGAAGTTGCCTTTTTTCCGCTGGCAGTTAGTAGGCCCTGAGATCCACTCCCTGGTTCATTCCAGTGTTGAAACTTCTGCACAGACTCTTTAGGAAACGACTGGCAGCTTTTATTGTTCTTGTTTATGTTTATACTCTTTCTTAAAATAACACGTGTAATTTGTTCCCATACTTcaccatatgggcttccctggtggctcaagatggtaaagaatccacctgccacacaggagacctgggtttgatccctgggtcaggaagatcccctggaggagggcatggcaacccactccagtgttcttgcctggagaatccccatggacagaggagcctgggggctacagtccacggggccacaaaaagtcggggacgactgagcaactaagcacatttcACTGTATACATGTGGGAAATAGAAGCAAAGGTGTCCTTCTCTATAGAGCAAACACCAGTGGCCTGGAAAGATGGTCTCCATCAGCctgggaaaaaaaacattttctcacCCAGGAAATCCATCAGTGTCAGCATTGCAGGTTAAATGACCATCCCAGAGTCCATAAGTAAAGCTGATAACAAGCTTGTTGTTCTTATTGTTCAACAAATCAGACCCCCCTGCCACTGGTCCTTCTCCCACACCTGCAGGCAGGTAGCTGTCTTACCTGCACTGATCTGCCTCCCTGAACGTCTTGTTCTCGGTCAGCATTCCTGCCCCACCTTTGTCTGTTGCCACCATTACCTAAGGATCATTCACTAAGGATAAATTAAGTTTCTGTGGGCAGCCAACGAGCTCAGCGTTTCCACATCAACAGGGAAAGCAAGAGAGCTTCCCATGCCCAGCATCTGTCTgtaaggctcccaggctccaggcaatTTGCTTTCAGAAGACCCCCAGCTATGAAAAGTAGAGAGATGTCCGCTGACAGAGTTACCAgcattctttcacttttcttccaagtcttCCAACACAGACTTTGCATTAATAAATAAAGAAGTGAGGTCTTGACTGTCGGTCATTCTAATGTAGTGTTCAGTGCCTCTGGTCTTACATAATCTGCTTCTGTGACCCTATAGGATTTTGGAGGCCCCTTAGACTGGCCTTGGGACTCGATTGTGGGATTTCTGCTGCCCTTGTTGCCTTGCCTCCACACTTTATTCatgaggtatagttgattaaaagccgaactagaacaaaatattcAGCCATTAAGGAAGACACTCCAAAGAAGTAGTTTGTGGCACACACGAAAATATATGTCAGAAGACATTTAAGTGTCACATGTAATTTAATGGAAAGGCTCTATACAAGAGTGGTGCAGAGCTACTGCATAGTAAAAGAAAAAGTCTGGGAGAAAGTGTTTCCCCTTCAAAAACCTCCCCTTCAAAATCTCAAGGctagttaaaaagaatgaaatagtgccatttgcagcaacgtggatggaccaagagattgtcatactgactgaagtaagtcagagaaggagaaatatagtatgaaagtgaaagtggggcttctctggtagctcagctgctaaagaatccgcctgcaatgtaggagatctgggtttgatccctggtttgggaagatcccctggagaagggaatggctacccactccagtattctggcctggagaattccatggactgtatagtccatggggtggcaaaaagttggacatgacaccccttttatgcagaatctaaaaagaaatgatacaaatgaacttatttacaagacagaaacagacgcatagacttagagaatgaatttctgGTTGCCAAAGGGAATGGACAGTTGGGGAGTCTGGGATCAACATGCCCACACTGCTgtctttaaaacagataaccattCAGGACCacctgcacagcacagggaactctgctcaatgctacgtggcagcctggatgggaggagagtttggcgGAGAACAGAGACacgtgtgggcttcccaggtggggttagtggtaaaggacccacctgccggtgcaggagacacaagaagcTCAGTTtcagttcctgggctgggaagatcccctgagggcaGGCATGgtaaccccttccagtattctcgcctggagagtcccgtggacagaggatcctactCGGTTGcagagagtaagacatgactgagaacgcatgcatagatacatgtgtatgtatggctgggtccccttgctgtccacctgaaaccatcacagcgttgtttttctgtttttaagtatttatttatttggctgtgctgggtcttagttgcatgcaggatctttcattgtagAATTCGAACTCTCATTTGCATTAAGTGGGATCtaacttcctgaccagggatcgaactcaggccccttGCAGTGGGAGGTCGGacggagtcccagccactggaccatcaaggaagtcccccatcacgacattgttaatcaggtgtgaaagtggaagtgagagtcgctcagtcgtgtccgactcttttatactccaatacaaaattaaaagctttaaaaaaaaaatctcaaggatAAATAATGTCACCCATGTGGTCCACATCCATAAAAGAGGTTGCACTGTTTACTCTGTCTTCACACAATGTACCTGGGACAACTTTTTAAAACCATGTTTGAATGTATTAATAAGTAGAGCGTGCATCCTTGACATCTAAAGGTCTGTAGTAAAAGCTGCTTTTGATCAAACTCATGAGGCAGTGAGTGTTAATATGCTAAAACAAtacttttattttgcttaaaaacGGTAATAAAAAcactccaaaaaaagaaaacagtgcaaAGTGTGCAGGGGAGTAGCACATCATGAAGGTAAGGAAAAGTGTTCAATAATAGCGAAGGTCGTACTTTTTCTAGAAGGCCCGTTGGTTTTGATTAGCAccttttctgtaagtttaaatCATTATCCGCATATTTTAAGCACTGAAATTGCAACTGCAACTTCTGAGTGAAAGTTCATTTTCAGCCTCTTAAGCTCTTAAAGTCATTAAATCACCTGTTATTAAACTTGTTACCTAGAAACTGAATGAAAAATACCTGCATGGTGGCTGCATCGTTATTGGGTATAGAGGCGTTCTTGTTTTTCCATCAACTTCTCATTTTTCTCAAACTATATTTTCTCCTCATGTCACATAAAGTTGGACTGTGTATAATGTCGGAATGCATTCGGGCCTTAATTGCAAGTGCCACGAAAATTGCTGGGAAGAAGTTTAATATTGTTTGAAGAAAAACGTTGCAGTATTTTATGGGTAGGAATTATGGTGAGGAGATACGATGAATTTTGAGATGAATGAATTGTTTGATTTCATTACTCCTCAGGCTGGCCAGCTAAACTACGTGGACCCAGCTACTGGCTACGTGGTGTTCACCCAGCTGGCCCACTTGCAGAGAGGCCAGTGCTGTGGCTCGGCCTGCAGACACGTGAGTACCAGCTCTGCCTGCGGGGGCTGCAGTTTTCGGTGCTTCTGTGACTTCATAAATACctattatttgaaaaacaagtcaaataaaaatgctaaatagACCTGTGGTGCACTTTCACAAGCTTCCCTAGCCGAGGACAGTGAAAGTCCTAAGGATCAACAGAGGACCTTTAAAGTTAATGGAATTTTGTAACATTTCACCCTGAGCATCAGTTCCTTGAAATGCCAGTGATGGGAAATTCATGGGAGTTCTTTTATTGTGAGGAAACTTTTCACGAGGTTTCAAATAAGCTGTGTTCACTAGGCAAGTTCAAAGACAGCAGGAAAAGAAATCCAGAATATTGCAGACTAGATCCCAGgaagcatttatttttcatttttagctgAATCAATAGATACTTGCCCAACATTGGCAGGTacgtttttttttaaaaaccttctcccttgcttccttccttccttcctcctcctgtctcctccttctcttcttccttctgtatTATGATTactccccctcccttcctccttctctcctgcctcccgTTCTTTCTGTAGCTATTTTCTACCCTGTCTTTAAAATAACCAGGAGACTTGCCCCCCCACACACTTAGTGCTTACATTTCCTAAAATGTATATTTCAGCGACCCTGAATCCCTATGCTCACCGATTAAGATGTGCTAAATATGTAATCCTTCCCTATTTTGAGCAAAAAATAGATGGGAATGGGTTCTTCACGGTAACCTTTTTAGAGCATACCAGTAAGAGAAACTGTTAGGCAGTTAAGATTATAAACAGATAACCTCTGTTTATAGACCACTTTGTATGTTTGGGGGCAAGAAGTTGTTATTTGCTCTAACTGACCCACTTTATATCAAGGAACCAGCACTAAGATCCTTATATTAGCCAGTATTGATAAATTAAGCCTTCGCTTTTATGGATGTTCCTACCTGTGCCATTAGCTGTTTCTAATCAAATGCCTAAGAGCTTTGCCTGAATTGAGgacttggaggattttttttaagggtGAGGTTTTGATGGTAAAATTCTTCAAGTTGGAAGGATGCATTTAGGAAGTGATTCTCGGACCCTAATTAGGACCATTTGCCAGACGTTCCCACCGTCCTCCTCTGAGTCTATAGGCGGTAGATCAAATAATCTATAGAACATTATCAGCAGTCTCTC includes the following:
- the C5H1orf53 gene encoding uncharacterized protein C1orf53 homolog, whose amino-acid sequence is MDRSRGLADIAGAAPSPPAPPLQHLHPHVPARPGISAAWCQDRPPPPGPRRCWGPSRQGAPAAATTGSGLRADACVAASGRVQTHLRLGQTLHPLRALEPQPPRCPARREPSPRPAPQEALQAAPPPAWGEGSGECREHGSDLYVVLTTLTDISVLLLAYCWVQDDGEGGRGPETARSLYVRQRIHSSSRRQMERNRGQVALVGTGGWVLTNTAEKTNEKLGAEVLSVEKARSPVPASCGSLLSRPSPPHLRAGPQGRRTARGPVPGGRAGSAGAKLGVGKGGEVPRSAVRGAGRCPEPEGGLRVLEAGVGRGVGTRRAEVRGWRLGPTARAQPGPARAARPAPRPRAPPPQAAAMAAWRVPASALVRPRLAAPPPELPPRDRAAFRRRRGVPLCSAAREDGGGLGPDSQGGPEDAAKRPASQELTAAERRIAELHAAACAAGQLNYVDPATGYVVFTQLAHLQRGQCCGSACRHCPYGQINVKDPSKKKQFNSYFYV